In a genomic window of Candidatus Binatus sp.:
- a CDS encoding alpha-L-fucosidase yields the protein MESWFNKARFGMFIHWGHCSQRGLELSWPLVGGVGVLPDGQSVAVDEYHSTARTFNPTKWDACALARTAKRTGMQYAVLTSKHHDGFSMFHTKHSDYSIEYSPFKRDIVREYTDAFRAEGLKVGLYYSLIDWHHPDYPAFIESDKPYKWGNWRRSTPEQWDRFIQFMFAQMRELLTNYGKIDLLWFDGGWERTPEEWKSRELVEMIRSLQPEVVINDRIPGYGDYQTPEQAVPPQPPQGSWETCLTINNSWGYNPSDKDLKSIRSLIHTLCEVAGKGGNLLLNVSPMGDGAIPPEHAERLEAIGNWMDRNNEAIVGTDPGLEPWQFYGPSTRRGNRVYLHLLMKPYESVSVRGVKVRHVGDVRPLASMISLKLRKRIAAADTLFNPDPIGELVIATPDSALDSTATIIAVDFQR from the coding sequence ATGGAATCGTGGTTTAACAAGGCAAGATTCGGGATGTTCATCCATTGGGGGCATTGCAGCCAGCGCGGGCTCGAGCTGTCGTGGCCGCTGGTCGGAGGCGTCGGCGTGCTGCCGGATGGGCAAAGCGTCGCGGTTGACGAATATCACTCGACCGCCAGGACGTTTAATCCGACAAAATGGGACGCGTGCGCGCTGGCGCGGACGGCAAAACGCACCGGGATGCAATACGCAGTCCTGACCAGCAAGCATCACGACGGCTTCTCGATGTTCCATACGAAGCATTCTGACTATTCAATTGAGTATTCGCCGTTCAAGCGCGATATAGTTCGTGAATATACAGATGCGTTCCGCGCCGAGGGCCTGAAGGTCGGACTGTATTACTCACTTATCGACTGGCATCACCCCGACTACCCGGCATTCATCGAGTCGGACAAACCCTACAAGTGGGGCAACTGGCGCCGCTCGACGCCTGAACAGTGGGATCGATTTATACAATTCATGTTCGCCCAGATGCGCGAGCTGCTGACCAACTACGGCAAGATCGATCTTCTCTGGTTCGACGGCGGATGGGAACGCACGCCCGAGGAATGGAAGTCGCGCGAGTTGGTCGAGATGATCCGCTCGCTTCAGCCCGAGGTCGTCATCAATGATCGCATCCCCGGTTACGGCGACTATCAGACCCCCGAACAGGCCGTTCCGCCCCAGCCGCCGCAAGGCTCGTGGGAGACCTGCCTGACGATTAACAACAGCTGGGGTTACAATCCGTCGGACAAGGACCTCAAATCGATCCGGTCGCTGATCCATACTCTGTGCGAAGTGGCGGGCAAGGGTGGAAATCTGCTGCTCAACGTGAGCCCGATGGGCGACGGCGCCATTCCACCCGAACACGCCGAACGGCTCGAAGCGATTGGCAACTGGATGGACCGCAACAACGAGGCAATCGTCGGCACTGACCCCGGACTCGAGCCGTGGCAGTTCTACGGACCGTCAACCCGCCGCGGCAATCGGGTCTATCTGCACCTGCTGATGAAGCCGTACGAGTCGGTCTCGGTGCGCGGCGTCAAGGTGCGGCACGTCGGCGACGTGCGTCCGCTGGCAAGTATGATTTCGCTCAAGCTGCGCAAGCGAATCGCCGCGGCCGATACGCTGTTCAACCCCGATCCGATTGGCGAGCTCGTGATTGCGACGCCCGACAGCGCGCTCGATTCGACGGCGACGATCATCGCGGTCGATTTCCAGCGCTAG
- a CDS encoding peptidylprolyl isomerase gives MRNTGHYAIIETDRGAVIVELYPAVAPKTVANFETLVNKGFYNGLTFHRVEPGFVVQGGDPDGTGTGGPGYTVPGEINANEHHLRGTLATARTSDQVNPQRASSGSQFYICLDKAPFLDGQYTIFGGVIKGMDVVDQIQKGDHMKKITLAKEPPK, from the coding sequence GTGAGAAACACAGGTCATTACGCAATCATCGAGACCGACCGCGGCGCCGTCATCGTCGAGCTTTACCCGGCCGTCGCACCCAAGACGGTCGCGAATTTCGAGACGCTGGTGAACAAGGGCTTTTACAACGGCTTGACTTTCCATCGCGTCGAACCTGGCTTTGTGGTGCAGGGCGGAGATCCTGACGGGACGGGGACCGGCGGTCCGGGCTACACGGTGCCCGGCGAGATCAACGCCAACGAGCATCACCTGCGCGGCACTTTGGCCACCGCGCGCACCAGCGACCAAGTCAATCCGCAACGCGCGTCCAGCGGCAGCCAGTTCTATATCTGCCTGGATAAGGCGCCGTTCCTCGACGGCCAATACACCATCTTCGGCGGCGTGATTAAGGGCATGGACGTGGTCGATCAGATTCAGAAGGGCGACCACATGAAGAAGATCACGCTCGCGAAGGAGCCGCCCAAGTAG
- a CDS encoding B12-binding domain-containing radical SAM protein gives MVFLIFLGAFLIFAASVLYWLLGTNRYGGDRPAATLQLTARKGATADAAMKPEPCRTVRVYFIKPSRYDEEGFVQYFRYGVQPNNTLTVLTALNEAFNKRYAVERNVRLETVIWDEICDGVVSPETIKAIKEKAREDGVELLIGLAGVQSNQYPRGRDLALQFVAEGLPTMMGGFHVSGFPDSCKFLNECGVTTVVGEAENIWGVIVEDFLRGELRKHYSVTEGIRAKTGQDDITVPLITETLLPMLDDRYLTRFFNDTMTTLDTSRGCPFTCSYCSVKNVMGRTMRSREPDAVVSWVRDACRNHGIESLFLVDDDFFRSPRWEEILTGLIEVKKEYPKLSFMMQVDVDASCYANVADGETETAKHRRSKRFTELAAAAGCYQAFVGIESLNPDNLNFATKYQNTDDRQHKWGLEAARAHVIDKYRRVVENWHKVGVSVHAGYMLGFPFDGPDCGRVAVATLKKIGFDLVSFFIMTPLPGTEDQARFTREGAIIDWDFNQLDSQHVTLKHDKMDKESWLGAYRDAYLGFYSLPRFLHSIFTICAGRGLSAEARCSTLRQFTYYFFSHRQGRHPMVGGIWPIRRRDVRRVAVTDDEARRFYLGGKRFGAMLRGDGGEGFAGAPA, from the coding sequence ATGGTTTTTCTTATATTTTTAGGCGCATTTCTGATTTTCGCGGCAAGTGTCCTCTACTGGCTGTTGGGGACCAATCGTTATGGCGGTGATCGTCCCGCCGCCACGCTTCAGTTGACTGCGCGCAAGGGTGCGACCGCCGATGCGGCGATGAAACCCGAGCCTTGCCGAACGGTTCGCGTCTATTTCATCAAACCCTCGCGCTACGACGAGGAGGGTTTCGTCCAATATTTCCGCTACGGGGTTCAGCCCAACAACACTTTGACGGTGCTGACCGCGCTCAACGAGGCGTTCAACAAGCGTTACGCGGTCGAGCGCAACGTCCGCCTCGAGACGGTAATTTGGGACGAAATCTGCGACGGTGTAGTCAGCCCTGAGACAATCAAGGCGATAAAGGAAAAGGCGCGCGAAGATGGCGTCGAGTTGCTGATCGGGCTGGCCGGTGTGCAATCGAATCAGTATCCGCGCGGGCGCGACCTCGCGCTTCAGTTCGTCGCCGAAGGCTTGCCCACGATGATGGGCGGCTTCCACGTCAGCGGCTTTCCGGATTCGTGCAAGTTCCTCAACGAATGCGGCGTCACCACCGTCGTCGGCGAGGCCGAAAACATTTGGGGCGTTATCGTCGAGGACTTCCTGCGCGGTGAGCTGCGCAAGCATTATTCGGTCACCGAGGGAATTCGCGCGAAGACCGGCCAGGACGACATCACCGTTCCGCTAATCACGGAAACCCTGCTGCCGATGCTCGACGATCGTTATCTCACGCGATTTTTCAACGATACGATGACCACGCTCGACACTTCGCGCGGATGCCCGTTTACCTGCTCGTATTGCAGCGTGAAAAACGTGATGGGCCGCACGATGCGCTCGCGCGAGCCTGACGCCGTCGTAAGCTGGGTGCGCGACGCATGCCGCAATCATGGCATCGAGTCGCTGTTCCTGGTCGATGACGACTTTTTCCGCTCGCCGCGATGGGAAGAGATTCTCACCGGCCTGATTGAAGTGAAGAAGGAGTATCCCAAGCTCTCCTTCATGATGCAGGTGGACGTCGATGCGTCATGCTACGCAAATGTCGCCGACGGCGAGACCGAGACCGCCAAGCATCGGCGCAGCAAGCGTTTCACCGAACTGGCCGCGGCCGCGGGATGCTACCAGGCGTTCGTCGGAATCGAGTCGCTCAATCCCGACAACCTGAACTTTGCGACCAAGTACCAGAACACCGACGACCGCCAGCACAAGTGGGGGCTGGAAGCGGCGCGCGCGCACGTGATCGACAAGTATCGGCGCGTCGTCGAGAACTGGCACAAAGTCGGGGTCTCGGTGCACGCCGGCTACATGCTGGGATTCCCGTTCGACGGTCCCGATTGCGGGCGCGTGGCGGTGGCAACGCTGAAAAAAATCGGCTTCGACCTCGTGTCGTTCTTCATCATGACTCCGCTGCCGGGCACCGAAGACCAGGCGCGCTTCACCAGGGAAGGCGCCATCATCGACTGGGACTTCAACCAGCTCGACTCGCAGCACGTCACGCTCAAGCACGACAAGATGGACAAGGAAAGCTGGCTCGGCGCGTACCGCGACGCTTACCTGGGCTTCTACTCGCTCCCGCGCTTTCTTCACAGCATATTCACCATTTGCGCCGGCCGCGGACTCAGTGCGGAAGCGCGCTGCTCGACGCTCCGTCAGTTCACCTATTATTTCTTCAGCCATCGCCAAGGACGGCACCCGATGGTCGGCGGGATATGGCCGATTCGCCGCCGCGACGTCCGCCGCGTGGCAGTCACCGACGACGAGGCGCGCCGCTTCTACCTCGGCGGGAAGCGCTTCGGCGCGATGTTGCGCGGCGACGGTGGCGAGGGATTCGCCGGGGCTCCGGCGTAA
- a CDS encoding PHP domain-containing protein, which yields MTDSRSGHPHRAGPYFTVDLHLHTNRGSSDSNLAPKDLVDRARAIGIGAVCITEHDNMWDSREIAALAAGSGVIFMRGMEVTTDMGHVGAFGLERYVGGIYKLAELRRVVNLEGGILIANHPFRYKLDPRFSFINPDSEPIDPTYPDRAAKLEIFEMVDAIEVLNGACGEDENLFALKVARRLGLAEVAGSDSHSAGSVGCVTTLLDGPIKDERELIAAIQSRRCRAGRGLLKSALAPFELSANAG from the coding sequence ATGACGGATTCACGAAGCGGGCACCCCCATCGGGCGGGGCCCTACTTCACCGTTGACCTGCATCTCCACACCAACCGCGGTAGTTCGGACTCGAACCTGGCGCCGAAAGACCTGGTCGATCGCGCGCGTGCGATCGGAATCGGCGCGGTCTGCATCACCGAGCACGACAACATGTGGGATTCGCGCGAGATCGCGGCGCTGGCGGCCGGCTCGGGCGTGATTTTTATGCGCGGGATGGAAGTCACCACCGACATGGGGCATGTCGGCGCGTTCGGGCTCGAGCGCTACGTCGGAGGAATCTACAAGCTCGCCGAACTGCGGCGCGTGGTGAACCTCGAAGGCGGGATACTGATCGCGAACCATCCGTTCCGCTACAAACTCGACCCGCGCTTTTCCTTCATCAACCCGGACTCGGAGCCGATCGATCCAACTTATCCGGACCGCGCCGCCAAGCTCGAAATCTTCGAGATGGTCGATGCGATCGAAGTGCTCAACGGCGCCTGCGGTGAGGACGAGAATCTGTTCGCGCTCAAGGTCGCGCGCCGTCTTGGGTTGGCGGAGGTGGCGGGCTCGGACTCGCATTCCGCGGGCTCGGTGGGATGCGTGACGACGCTGCTCGACGGGCCAATCAAGGACGAGCGCGAGCTTATCGCCGCGATCCAGTCCCGGCGATGCCGCGCGGGTCGCGGCCTGCTCAAGAGCGCGCTTGCGCCTTTCGAGCTGTCGGCAAATGCCGGCTAA
- the ptsP gene encoding phosphoenolpyruvate--protein phosphotransferase has protein sequence MSANKDRLALIELLSSIGGEHSEDLRETLDRVAAAIATGMEAEVCSLYLFDPQRERIVLRATVGLDRESVGKVSMRLNEGLVGLVLEKDEPVCVPDAISHPRYKYFPETGEERFHTFLGVPVHDHDGRKKPLGVLVAQTLERRKFNKSEIRLLNTAANQVAQILSHFRLRESLATKEKERLEYRRRMIEANRQLKDYEKVGGKTRHAPPAKIRRPRLPGLSASPGFAQGSAHIVGAFLSSVDRNQKSRDPKAELKRFEDALARSLAELATLRVRMEPLMPEADLKIFDGHRMILEDEEFVGRIRDTIANGYAAESALFRVIEELSTSMLAVADNYLRERATDFRDVGHRLLRHLRQEEKRAPFTKPTIIVAEELTLSQLMLASHDKLTGIALQSGGVTSHAAILARAFEIPTVVGVEHLMESVVEGDQLVLDGNSGVVYVNPGAEIERDYVSLSKRYEAFKRELIEEGNAPTATRDGHRVMMLANIALLADIQMALRYGAEGVGLLRSEFSFLTYEDFPDETQQVALYGKMLEMLGKRPITIRTLDIGADKYPAYMRVPREDNPFLGWRSIRISLEMPGLFKVQLRAILRAAAKHDVRIMFPMISSLEELRRAKELLAESQAELFKEGLEHNPNIEVGIMVEVPSAVWLAPRLAREVDFFSIGTNDLIQYLLAADRNNRKVAHLYEALHPAVISAIAEVVNVARAADKEVCLCGEMASDPLATLLLVGMGLDELSLSPLFIPVVRKVIREVDYQTARLIARETLQMASVQEIKGYLVERYRDLGLINLVEMYR, from the coding sequence ATGAGTGCCAACAAGGATCGCCTCGCTCTGATCGAGCTGCTCTCCTCGATCGGCGGCGAACATTCCGAGGATCTCCGCGAGACCCTGGACCGGGTTGCCGCCGCGATTGCCACCGGCATGGAGGCCGAGGTCTGTTCGCTCTACCTCTTCGATCCGCAGCGCGAGCGAATCGTGCTGCGCGCCACGGTCGGACTCGATCGCGAATCGGTCGGCAAGGTTTCGATGCGCCTCAACGAGGGACTGGTCGGGTTGGTGCTGGAGAAGGACGAACCGGTTTGCGTGCCCGACGCGATCAGCCATCCGCGCTACAAGTACTTTCCCGAGACCGGCGAGGAACGCTTCCATACTTTTCTGGGCGTGCCGGTTCACGACCACGACGGCCGCAAGAAGCCGCTCGGAGTGCTGGTCGCGCAGACCCTCGAGCGGCGCAAATTCAACAAGAGCGAAATCCGCCTGCTCAACACCGCCGCCAACCAGGTCGCGCAAATTCTTTCTCATTTCAGGCTGCGCGAATCGCTTGCCACCAAGGAAAAAGAGCGGCTCGAATATCGGCGCCGGATGATCGAGGCCAACCGCCAGCTCAAGGACTACGAAAAAGTCGGCGGCAAGACCCGCCACGCCCCGCCCGCCAAGATTCGCCGCCCCCGGCTGCCGGGACTTTCCGCCTCACCCGGATTTGCGCAGGGAAGCGCGCACATCGTCGGCGCATTTCTAAGCAGCGTCGATCGTAACCAGAAGTCCCGCGACCCCAAGGCCGAGCTCAAGCGCTTCGAGGACGCTCTGGCCCGTTCGCTGGCCGAGCTGGCCACCCTGCGGGTGCGGATGGAGCCGCTGATGCCCGAGGCGGACCTCAAGATCTTCGACGGCCATCGCATGATTCTCGAAGACGAGGAGTTCGTCGGCCGCATCCGCGATACAATTGCCAACGGCTACGCCGCCGAGAGCGCGCTGTTCCGGGTCATCGAGGAGCTCAGCACCTCGATGCTTGCGGTCGCGGACAATTATTTGCGCGAGCGCGCGACCGACTTCCGCGACGTCGGCCATCGCCTGTTGCGCCATCTGCGCCAGGAGGAAAAAAGGGCTCCCTTCACCAAGCCGACGATCATAGTCGCCGAGGAGCTTACGCTTTCGCAGCTGATGCTGGCCAGCCACGACAAGCTCACGGGTATTGCCCTGCAATCCGGCGGCGTCACCTCGCACGCGGCGATCCTCGCGCGGGCGTTCGAAATCCCGACCGTAGTCGGCGTCGAACATCTTATGGAATCCGTCGTCGAGGGCGATCAGCTCGTGCTCGACGGCAACTCGGGCGTCGTTTACGTCAATCCCGGCGCCGAGATCGAGCGCGACTACGTGAGCCTGTCCAAGCGCTACGAGGCATTCAAGCGCGAGCTTATCGAAGAGGGCAACGCGCCGACCGCGACCCGCGACGGCCATCGCGTCATGATGCTGGCGAATATCGCGCTGCTGGCCGATATCCAAATGGCGCTGCGCTACGGCGCCGAGGGCGTCGGGCTGCTGCGTTCGGAATTCTCGTTCCTGACCTACGAGGATTTCCCCGATGAGACTCAGCAGGTCGCGCTGTACGGCAAGATGCTCGAGATGCTCGGCAAGCGCCCGATCACGATTCGCACCCTCGACATCGGCGCCGACAAGTATCCGGCCTATATGCGGGTGCCGCGCGAGGACAATCCGTTCCTCGGCTGGCGTTCGATACGCATCTCGCTGGAGATGCCGGGGCTGTTCAAAGTTCAGCTCCGCGCCATTCTCCGCGCCGCCGCCAAGCACGACGTCCGCATCATGTTCCCGATGATCTCGAGCCTCGAGGAATTGCGCCGCGCCAAGGAATTGCTGGCCGAGTCCCAGGCCGAGCTGTTCAAGGAAGGACTCGAGCACAATCCCAATATCGAAGTCGGAATCATGGTCGAAGTGCCATCGGCGGTATGGCTCGCGCCGCGGCTTGCGCGCGAGGTCGATTTTTTCTCGATCGGAACCAACGATCTGATCCAGTACCTGCTCGCCGCCGACCGCAACAATCGCAAAGTCGCGCACCTCTACGAGGCGCTGCATCCCGCGGTCATTTCCGCCATCGCCGAGGTCGTCAATGTCGCGCGCGCGGCCGACAAGGAGGTCTGCCTGTGCGGCGAGATGGCCAGCGATCCGCTGGCAACGCTGCTGCTGGTCGGCATGGGTCTCGACGAACTAAGTCTGAGCCCGCTATTTATTCCGGTGGTGCGCAAAGTCATTCGCGAGGTCGATTATCAGACCGCCCGCCTGATCGCGCGTGAGACTTTACAAATGGCCAGCGTGCAGGAAATCAAGGGTTACCTGGTCGAACGCTATCGCGATTTGGGCCTCATCAATCTGGTCGAAATGTACCGCTAG